GGCCAGGTCGACGTCGCCGTAGACGCCGTAGCCGCTGAAGTCCTGAGCGTTATGGCTGGCGTCCTGGCTCCACTCGAGGGCGTGGAGGGTGCCGCGGGTCACCGGTTGGAGCAGGAAGGCCGGGAAGCTGTAGCTGGTCTCGGTTCCGATTGCGGAGGATTCCATGCTTTCGCTACCTATCGCGTGCGCCGAGGCCAGTTGCAGCCCGAGGGTGTTTCCCGCCGTGGTGTTGGCCACGGTTCCCTGCAGGCCGGTCGAGTAGATACCGGAAGTATTTTCGGTGAAGACCTGTGGATCGGTGCGCTGGATTCCCTGGTAGACGACGAACTTGTGGCTCTCCCGCTCCACGATGAGGGTGTAGGGGACGGTGACCCCATCGAAGGAGAACCGACCGTTGACGTCGGTGGTCACGATGGATTTTCCGGGAAGCAGCACCCGGATCCCCGGGGCCGGAAGGCCGCTGGCGTCGGTTACGGTTCCCCAGATCTGGGTGGTGGTGGTTTTGGGTCCTCCGCAGGCGGCCAGTAGCAGGGCGATCGCCACGAGGGCGACCAGGTTGCTTTTCCTCACGATGCACCTCCAGCGCGAGTCTAGAGGAGGCACCGTTACGGCCGCGTTTCCACCCTGGGCCCCGCGCCGGGACGACGCAGCGGTGGCGTTTTTCGCGTTGGCGGCCCCCACCCCGATGGCCGGCGCTTTGCGCCTTAGCCGTGGCCTTTCGGCCACGGTGGTGCAGGCGCCGGCCTCAGGCGGGCTCGAGCGCCTTGACCAGCTCCAGCAGTTCGCGGTGGTCGCGGATGCGGGCCGTGGGCTCGGGCCCGGGCTCATCGGCGTGGTCGCCCTCGAAGAGG
This genomic stretch from Oceanithermus desulfurans harbors:
- a CDS encoding carboxypeptidase-like regulatory domain-containing protein, whose amino-acid sequence is MRKSNLVALVAIALLLAACGGPKTTTTQIWGTVTDASGLPAPGIRVLLPGKSIVTTDVNGRFSFDGVTVPYTLIVERESHKFVVYQGIQRTDPQVFTENTSGIYSTGLQGTVANTTAGNTLGLQLASAHAIGSESMESSAIGTETSYSFPAFLLQPVTRGTLHALEWSQDASHNAQDFSGYGVYGDVDLAAGGSISNVDLDLAPVPGTHDLDVTVEVPSGLDRAYQLAGARFAGALEYARPLVTYRDGSPSSDGYTVRSPDLDAAQMVLAAAASRGANVFSVRWQSVPSSTTAHTLTLRYPVELLDPPDGAGVAADATFRWNAPSGALSLVYFSGDLDVRVYTAGRETTLVDLSPFGVSYGSNPYSWSVVTFRLDRIV